In Silene latifolia isolate original U9 population chromosome 3, ASM4854445v1, whole genome shotgun sequence, a single window of DNA contains:
- the LOC141648017 gene encoding zinc transporter 5-like isoform X1, whose translation MVKITSSKYLIFTILIITLIHITPLVVGECTCDQEDIDSHIDKGAINYKIGALFAILVTGGVGVTIPILGKHIPALHPDKSLFFLIKSFAAGVILSTGFIHILPDAFESLSNPCLKENPWANFPFTGLAAMVGAIGTLMIDALATSHYRKVHTSGVHGVAIDEEKFDGGHVHLATHGHSHGGPSGSMAVVEPEGLSELDRLRYKVTSQVLEMGIVVHSVIIGISLGTSQSIDTIKPLMAALCFHQFFEGMGLGGCIAQASFKSASTLCMAMFFSLTTPVGIAIGIGITNVYNENSPTALIVQGLLDAVAAGILIYMALVDLLAQDFMNPKVQSNKRLFLGANIALLLGAGFMALLAIWA comes from the exons ATGGTGAAAATCACATCATCAAAGTACCTCATTTTCACCATCTTAATCATCACCCTAATTCACATAACACCTTTGGTTGTTGGAGAATGTACTTGTGACCAAGAAGACATAGATAGTCACATTGACAAAGGTGCCATAAATTATAAGATAGGTGCCCTATTTGCCATACTAGTGACAGGTGGTGTAGGTGTAACCATACCCATATTAGGGAAGCACATTCCTGCCCTACACCCCGATAAATCCCTTTTCTTCTTAATCAAGTCATTCGCGGCTGGAGTAATATTGTCAACGGGATTCATCCACATATTGCCTGATGCCTTTGAGAGTCTTAGCAACCCATGTCTTAAGGAGAACCCTTGGGCTAACTTCCCTTTCACTGGCCTTGCCGCTATGGTTGGTGCAATTGGGACGTTGATGATTGACGCTTTGGCCACTAGCCATTACCGTAAGGTTCATACTTCTGGGGTTCATGGTGTCGCCATTGATGAAGAGAAGTTCGATGGAGGCCATGTGCACCTTGCTACCCATGGTCATAGCCATGGTGGTCCGTCTGGCTCTATGGCTGTTGTTGAGCCTGAAGGTCTAAGTGAATTGGATCGTTTGAGATACAAAGTTACATCGCAG GTGTTGGAGATGGGAATAGTGGTCCATTCAGTGATTATCGGTATATCTTTGGGAACCTCACAAAGCATTGATACAATTAAGCCTCTCATGGCAGCCCTTTGTTTCCATCAATTCTTTGAGGGTATGGGACTTGGTGGGTGTATTGCTCAGGCATCATTCAAGTCGGCATCGACTTTGTGTATGGCGATGTTTTTCTCCCTAACAACCCCAGTTGGGATCGCAATCGGAATTGGAATAACCAACGTTTACAATGAGAACAGTCCAACGGCATTGATTGTACAAGGCTTGTTGGATGCAGTAGCAGCCGGAATATTGATATACATGGCACTTGTAGATCTTTTAGCCCAAGACTTTATGAACCCGAAGGTCCAGTCTAACAAAAGATTGTTCCTTGGTGCTAACATTGCTTTGCTTCTTGGTGCTGGTTTTATGGCTCTTTTGGCTATTTGGGCTTGA
- the LOC141649667 gene encoding uncharacterized protein LOC141649667, with protein MVTRHIWWGGRNHCMVTRVHVDASWEKNYDAAIGWIAYSSSGSVINHGSIRMRAELALQAEALGIWNVLKWACNSGRLHLEVSSECLQLLNQIAGVEKGNHIIKGILEEIQKLYVFFHCLCFNFIPRHLNMLAHDLARQTMRM; from the coding sequence ATGGTCACCCGACATATATGGTGGGGGGGTCGTAACCACTGTATGGTGACACGTGTGCATGTTGACGCTAGTTGGGAAAAGAATTACGATGCTGCGATTGGATGGATCGCCTATAGTAGCTCAGGCTCAGTGATTAATCATGGAAGCATAAGAATGAGAGCTGAATTGGCATTGCAAGCTGAAGCATTAGGAATCTGGAacgttttgaaatgggcttgcaATAGTGGGCGGCTGCACCTTGAAGTTTCGTCTGAGTGTTTGCAACTGTTGAACCAGATTGCTGGGGTCGAGAAGGGAAATCATATCATCAAGGGCATTCTTGAGGAAATCCAGAAACTCTATGTTTTCTTTCACTGTTTGTGTTTCAATTTTATTCCTAGGCACTTAAATATGTTAGCTCACGATCTGGCTCGACAGACCATGAGAATGTAG
- the LOC141648017 gene encoding zinc transporter 1-like isoform X2: protein MFQTMSQKTLKPLILLSLVLLPTLVAGSNSNCTCDQSDEPSNNNKVILRYKVVALVIILVSSAIGVCLPILGKRIPALSPESNLFFLVKSFAAGVILSTGFIHVLPDAFESLTNPCLIKDNPWGKFPFTGLAAMVGSLGTLMIDAFATGHYRKIHYGKNDTVEEENEGDHNGHVHLHTHATHGHAHGAIPVVPGDGLSELDRIRYKVTSQVLEMGIVVHSVIIGISLGTSQSIDTIKPLMAALCFHQFFEGMGLGGCIAQASFKSASTLCMAMFFSLTTPVGIAIGIGITNVYNENSPTALIVQGLLDAVAAGILIYMALVDLLAQDFMNPKVQSNKRLFLGANIALLLGAGFMALLAIWA from the exons ATGTTCCAAACAATGTCACAAAAGACACTAAAACCTCTCATTCTCTTATCTCTCGTGCTTCTCCCTACGTTAGTCGCAGGTTCAAATTCAAATTGCACCTGCGACCAATCAGATGAACCTAGCAACAACAATAAAGTTATCCTAAGATACAAAGTTGTGGCACTGGTGATCATACTAGTGTCAAGTGCCATAGGGGTGTGTTTACCTATATTGGGTAAGCGCATCCCCGCTCTAAGTCCCGAGAGTAACCTATTCTTCTTAGTAAAGTCATTCGCGGCAGGGGTAATATTGTCAACAGGTTTCATCCACGTGTTACCGGATGCTTTCGAGAGTCTTACTAACCCATGCCTTATTAAGGACAACCCTTGGGGAAAATTCCCTTTTACGGGGCTAGCGGCCATGGTAGGGTCCCTCGGGACATTAATGATCGACGCTTTTGCCACGGGCCATTATCGTAAAATCCATTATGGAAAGAATGACACCGTCGAGGAAGAGAACGAAGGAGATCATAATGGGCATGTCCATTTGCATACTCATGCGACCCATGGGCATGCCCATGGAGCTATTCCTGTGGTTCCCGGGGACGGTTTGAGTGAATTGGACCGTATTAGATATAAAGTCACTTCTCAG GTGTTGGAGATGGGAATAGTGGTCCATTCAGTGATTATCGGTATATCTTTGGGAACCTCACAAAGCATTGATACAATTAAGCCTCTCATGGCAGCCCTTTGTTTCCATCAATTCTTTGAGGGTATGGGACTTGGTGGGTGTATTGCTCAGGCATCATTCAAGTCGGCATCGACTTTGTGTATGGCGATGTTTTTCTCCCTAACAACCCCAGTTGGGATCGCAATCGGAATTGGAATAACCAACGTTTACAATGAGAACAGTCCAACGGCATTGATTGTACAAGGCTTGTTGGATGCAGTAGCAGCCGGAATATTGATATACATGGCACTTGTAGATCTTTTAGCCCAAGACTTTATGAACCCGAAGGTCCAGTCTAACAAAAGATTGTTCCTTGGTGCTAACATTGCTTTGCTTCTTGGTGCTGGTTTTATGGCTCTTTTGGCTATTTGGGCTTGA